A part of Spirochaetales bacterium genomic DNA contains:
- a CDS encoding DUF3160 domain-containing protein produces the protein MKIRGTKKMKAVLYIGLFLVWTGPILYSYDLGDVNHDSVRNIVDSLLIAQYYVGRPVEDIDLELADTDANGTINIVDSLLVAQLYIGVIDILPGELIATPTPIPGYPVNWYALQKAFPLSAKEEEKLIQNGFLVLRSPAMDTITEAYCDLADHIEVPSFITSDALLHIFHITYAHMLETVEIKFLISDLRTLLDMFNTGVKTEFDRCGSGTICKEAARQLWIFSAVADALINGRQTVQGEDVGIINADADVILKKIVDHTFTSSATGEDYTVYKPRGHYSGDPELEQYFRAMQWLRKKKITYSDGNDPLNDEYQFIAAVIMGYVISGRTEMYDLWNKIYTFIKKLSISKESITPVTVEQVMKNYYKTQYENEGYGILNDLEELALIQDELKEHDPDLLQYVQFLGEPYYLDNEIMEKTLSPHVPDRYLPNGLDIASTIFASQTAYELNGEEMSNYPGLSDKLDELSAQYGMRQEEEWKESFIDYWLYTLQSLSSSAEAYAPAFMSGDAWLKEKLNTQLSSWAELHSDNVNYEPTPSSIPTPEPTPVPTTAPEPVQIEYRCVNQTASVNQIRFNINIVNCSDITYDLGDIVVRYFYTKEGTSGEQVVFDYAVVGKEKIYGEFSGGYLQIAFLPEA, from the coding sequence ATGAAAATCAGAGGAACGAAGAAGATGAAAGCCGTATTGTATATCGGATTATTTTTAGTCTGGACGGGTCCCATCCTCTATTCCTATGATCTGGGAGACGTGAATCATGATTCCGTGAGGAATATTGTCGATTCCCTGCTTATCGCCCAGTATTATGTGGGAAGACCGGTCGAGGATATCGACCTCGAACTGGCGGATACCGATGCAAACGGCACGATCAATATCGTCGACAGTCTCTTGGTCGCGCAATTGTATATCGGCGTTATCGATATTCTTCCGGGTGAATTAATCGCAACCCCGACCCCCATTCCCGGTTATCCGGTCAACTGGTACGCGCTGCAAAAGGCGTTCCCGCTGAGTGCGAAGGAAGAGGAAAAACTCATTCAAAACGGCTTTCTCGTGCTCCGGTCGCCCGCCATGGATACGATAACGGAAGCATACTGCGACCTCGCCGACCATATCGAAGTTCCTTCCTTTATAACCTCCGACGCCCTCCTCCACATTTTTCATATCACCTATGCGCATATGCTCGAGACGGTTGAGATCAAATTTCTGATATCGGATCTGCGGACCCTTCTCGATATGTTCAATACCGGCGTGAAGACGGAGTTCGATCGTTGCGGCTCGGGCACGATCTGCAAGGAGGCCGCCCGTCAACTCTGGATATTTTCGGCGGTAGCGGACGCCCTCATCAATGGCCGGCAAACGGTGCAGGGCGAAGATGTGGGGATTATCAACGCCGATGCAGACGTTATATTGAAAAAGATCGTTGACCACACCTTTACCTCTTCGGCCACGGGTGAAGATTACACCGTCTACAAGCCGAGGGGCCATTACAGCGGCGATCCCGAACTCGAGCAGTATTTCCGGGCGATGCAGTGGCTGAGAAAGAAAAAAATCACGTATTCGGACGGCAACGACCCTTTGAACGACGAATATCAGTTTATCGCGGCCGTCATTATGGGATATGTGATAAGCGGGCGGACGGAGATGTATGATCTCTGGAATAAAATCTACACGTTCATAAAAAAACTTTCGATTTCAAAAGAAAGTATCACACCGGTTACCGTCGAGCAGGTAATGAAGAATTACTACAAGACCCAATACGAAAACGAAGGGTACGGCATTCTGAACGATCTCGAAGAACTTGCCCTCATCCAGGATGAACTCAAGGAACATGATCCCGATCTGCTTCAATACGTGCAATTCCTCGGAGAACCGTATTATCTCGATAATGAAATCATGGAAAAAACGCTTTCCCCGCACGTACCGGATCGTTATCTTCCCAACGGACTCGATATCGCCTCCACCATTTTCGCATCGCAGACGGCATACGAGCTGAACGGTGAAGAAATGAGCAATTATCCCGGATTAAGCGATAAACTCGATGAATTGAGCGCGCAGTACGGGATGAGGCAGGAAGAGGAATGGAAAGAGAGTTTTATCGATTACTGGCTGTATACCCTTCAAAGCCTTTCCTCATCCGCAGAAGCGTATGCGCCCGCTTTCATGAGCGGGGACGCCTGGCTGAAGGAAAAACTCAATACGCAGCTTTCCTCATGGGCCGAGCTTCACAGCGATAACGTCAACTATGAACCGACCCCGTCCTCGATTCCGACCCCGGAACCGACTCCGGTACCGACGACGGCGCCGGAACCCGTTCAGATCGAATACCGGTGTGTTAATCAAACGGCCTCCGTCAATCAGATCAGGTTCAATATCAATATCGTCAATTGCAGCGACATTACCTATGATCTAGGCGACATTGTCGTCCGGTATTTTTATA
- a CDS encoding FAD-binding oxidoreductase, which produces MKAKAIAEHIKNNKCAKCSLMKRTNSHTVPGAVKRKTDTKRIDLSHFTEIISIDPVNRVCIAESGVTFSELVCRTLEYGLVPMCVSELKNITIGGAVSGMSIESMSYKYGGFHDTCMEYEVVTGTGDVIVCSRRKDKKIFEMMHGSFGTLGIITRLTFDLVSALPYVHMQYVHYSSFDSYRNAILDHFMKRDVDFMDGIIHSPGDFILCIGTMVGDAPYLNTYEQEVYYKSTLKRTEDYIPIYDYFFRYDADCHWITRNYGLENPLLRTILGRFLLGSRNIIQTANRFDFLLLNPKRPDIVVDVFIPVTAAGNFYDWYLDCFHYFPLWVVPYRYTPHYPWLNPRHMDGMDDNLLFDFAIYGFRQPQDGVNYYRILEKKVAALRGFKALISHNYYDPEEFWRIFNKENYDYVKQRTDPHNTFYDIYSKLHPEE; this is translated from the coding sequence ATGAAAGCGAAGGCTATTGCGGAACATATCAAAAACAACAAATGCGCGAAATGTTCCCTGATGAAGCGTACCAATTCGCATACGGTACCGGGTGCGGTTAAAAGAAAGACTGATACGAAAAGAATCGATCTGAGTCATTTTACCGAGATCATTTCAATCGATCCGGTCAATCGCGTCTGTATCGCTGAGTCGGGCGTCACCTTTTCGGAACTCGTGTGCCGGACGCTGGAATACGGCCTTGTCCCCATGTGTGTGTCGGAGTTGAAAAACATCACCATCGGGGGTGCGGTGTCCGGAATGTCGATCGAGTCGATGTCCTATAAATACGGCGGATTTCACGATACATGCATGGAATATGAAGTGGTAACGGGAACCGGTGACGTTATCGTATGTTCAAGGCGGAAAGACAAAAAAATATTCGAAATGATGCACGGATCTTTCGGCACACTCGGGATCATTACCAGACTGACCTTCGATCTTGTTTCCGCCCTTCCTTATGTCCATATGCAGTATGTTCATTATAGTTCCTTCGATTCCTACAGAAACGCGATCCTGGATCACTTTATGAAAAGGGATGTCGATTTCATGGACGGCATTATTCACTCGCCGGGCGATTTCATTCTCTGTATCGGGACAATGGTCGGCGACGCCCCGTATCTCAATACTTATGAACAGGAGGTGTACTATAAATCGACGCTGAAAAGAACGGAAGATTATATCCCGATTTACGACTATTTTTTTCGCTACGATGCGGACTGCCATTGGATTACTCGAAACTACGGGCTCGAAAATCCGCTTCTGAGAACCATATTGGGTCGTTTCTTACTTGGTTCACGGAATATCATACAAACCGCAAACCGCTTTGATTTTCTTTTGCTGAACCCCAAACGGCCCGATATTGTCGTCGACGTATTTATCCCGGTAACGGCCGCCGGTAATTTTTATGACTGGTACCTGGATTGCTTTCATTATTTTCCTCTCTGGGTCGTTCCGTACCGTTATACTCCCCATTATCCATGGCTGAATCCCCGGCATATGGACGGTATGGACGATAATCTGCTTTTCGATTTCGCAATTTACGGTTTTAGACAACCGCAGGATGGGGTCAACTATTACAGGATACTCGAAAAAAAGGTCGCAGCCCTGCGCGGATTCAAGGCGCTTATCTCGCATAATTATTACGATCCGGAGGAGTTCTGGCGTATATTCAATAAGGAAAATTACGATTATGTGAAACAAAGGACGGACCCCCACAATACCTTTTACGATATCTATTCGAAACTTCACCCGGAGGAGTGA